CTTTTATGAAGCATTAATGAATTATTTTTAAATAAATCATCAATTATCTTTTTATTTTTATCATTGGTATCCAAATTACTATAAAATGGTCTTACATAGAAATCTAACAAATCTTCTTTTTCCTTTGCTTGCTTAAAAATATCCCCATATATTTTTTCTCTTAAGTTTTCACAATATTCTTTGTTACCTTTTTCACCTAAAATAAAAAAATCATGACACTTATCCCATATAAAGACAGTTTTTGGATCCACCTCCGAATCTACAAGTACAATCCCCGGAGTATGATTGCATAGTACTGATTTAACCGCAAGAGTACATTTATCTAAATTGAAATTCTGTAAAATAAGACCATAATCCTTTTTATTTAATTCATAAACAGGTATCTTATCCACTTTCATACCTCCAAAAATTAATTATTTATTGTATTAAATGAAATATATATTAAAACTTGTTTCTTTTCATCATTTTATTCCTATAAAGCTCCAATTGTTTTTTTCTTTTATCTAACAATTTTAATTCAAAAAATTGTTTCTTATAGCTCTCATATCTCTCGTAACTTAAAGAGCCTTCTTCTATAGCTTTAATAATTGCACATCCTGGTTCGTTATGATGCTGACAATCGTTATACTTACATTTGTAAGACAGCTCAATAATGTCCTGAAAGCTCTCGTCCAGACAATCCGTAGTCCCCCAGAGCTGCAATTCTCTGGACCCTGGAGTATCGATAAGCATACACCCTGAGTCATGCATTATGAGTTCAGAATATGTGGTGGTATGTCTCCCCTTACCAGTAGATTCACTTATTAATTTTGTTTGCTGGCGATTCTCACCAAACAAACAATTAATGATTGTTGACTTTCCTACCCCGGAAGATCCTAGAAATACTACTGTTTTTCCAGGCTGCATATACTGAGTAAAAACATCCATGGATATACTTTTTAGAGCACTTACAATATAAACTGGTATTTTAATTGCAACTTCCTCTACAAGCCGTAAGAAATCCTCAGGATTTGGACACTTATCTGCCTTATTCAGTATAACTACTGGTTTTACTCTGCTATTATATACTAAGGTAATGTAACGTTCTATTCTGCGTAAATCAAAATTGTTGTCAAGCCCGCATACAATAAAGGCAATGTCTATATTGGAAGCCATAACCTGTTCTTCTGTAGAGCCACCCTGTATTACCCCTTTTTTGATTTTTCTACCACCAGATATAGGCATTTTTCGTGAGAATTGACTTTTTCTAGGCAATATCCCATGTATTATTGCTTCATCTGATCCAATAATTTGAATTGCAACCCAGTCACCTATAGTAGGAATATCCTTGTTTGATTTTGCTACGTAGCAAAGCTTTCCAGATGGCTTTGCAGTAAATATACCGCTTTCACATACTACCTTATAAAAACCTTTCTGTCGTATAATTACACGTGCTTGAAAATAATTTTTATGTGCGTATTCCTTAAACCCTTCCTCAAAAAAAATATCCCAACCATATTGAATTATATTATAAATAATTCCAACCCCTTCCGTTAGCTTTCACAATATTTTTTATTACATTTCATGTTTCCGTTAAAACCTAAACAATTGGTATATTAGTATAATTCCTCGTTTTGAAAGAGTAACAAATACACTATTTATAAGAAATCACGTATTCATTTCTAAAGACTTATAAATTTGCCATCTAAAACATGTCTTAGCTTTTCATGTGTGAATTCTATTGGTGCTTTTTTTGCTTCCATAATTGATATAACCATATTAATTGCTTGTAATATCTGACTCTCTGAAGGTTCACTTCTACTTGTTAGTATCTCCATATACATTGCTTCTATAACTTTATATGGAATGACTACACCTTTTTGATACTCTTCATAATTGAAATTGTAATTTCTTGTACTTGTTGCTACCTTCAAACACCTTTCAATAACCGGCAAGTATTCATTCTTCCTTATAAACAGCATATTTTTTAGTTCGTCGCACCGTTCGTAATTATTAAAAGAATATGGCGTAAGTTTTGATGTGATTTTTTTAATTAAAAATTTCAAGACATCTTTAGGACCTATTTCTATTACATATTTGACATTATTGTCAACCAGATAAGTGACAGATTCCTGCCACTTAATGGGAGATATAAGCTGTTTAGATAAATTATCTATGACCGATTCTGCACCGACATAAGGAAGCGTACTGTAATTGGATAACACCTCATAAATAGGAGGATTGTAGCTGTATTCCCGTAATACAGCTTTCATTTCATCTGCTGCTCTAATCATTAAAGGTGAGTGAAACGGTCCTGACATTTTTAGCGGATAAACAATTGCTCCTCTGCTTTCCAAACATTGCGTCAATTTCTTTATAGAATTATTGTCCCCCGAAACTGAGCACTGCGTTGGAGAATCATATGCAGAAATGTATACTTCACTGCCGCTTTCAGAGAACTCTTTGCATATCTCCTCTACTGTTATACTATCAATGTTTATTGCCCATATCATTGTTCCATCGCATGAGGAAATTGTTTCTTTGATTATTCTACCTCTTTGTTTTACAATTTGAAGAGTATCTGAAAACTCTATTACTCCACTTGCACACAAAGCTGAATATTCACCAAGGCTGTGCCCAAGACAGTACGATGGACTTAAACCTATTTCTTTCTGAAAAACCCTATATATTGCAATACTAGCAGTAACCAACGCTAATTGTGAAATATCTATTTCATTTAATTTATCAGCAGAATCTTTTGAAAAACAAATTTTTTCCATATTCACTTTTAATATATCACTTGCTTCCTCAAAGGTTTCTCTAGCCACTGGGGAGTTATCGTAAAAACTCTTGGCCATTGCCGTATGCTGTGATCCAACCCCTGGGAAAACAAGTGCAATTTTGGGATTTATTCTCCTCATATAACGCCTCTGTTCCTTTGATATTTTTTATTCTTGCTTAAATGTCACACTTAAACGGGATATTTGCATAACATTTGATAACAGTTACAATAATACTAACGCCTTACGATCAACCTTCCCATTCATTGTTATTGGGAAATCCTTCATCAATACAAAATCATTGGGAATCATATAATCAGGCAGATATGTTCTTAAAAATTTTTTCAGTTTCTGAACTGCCAGTTCACTATCTGTAGTAAGTATATATGCTTTTAACACAGGG
The nucleotide sequence above comes from Anaerocolumna cellulosilytica. Encoded proteins:
- the rsgA gene encoding ribosome small subunit-dependent GTPase A, with translation MPRKSQFSRKMPISGGRKIKKGVIQGGSTEEQVMASNIDIAFIVCGLDNNFDLRRIERYITLVYNSRVKPVVILNKADKCPNPEDFLRLVEEVAIKIPVYIVSALKSISMDVFTQYMQPGKTVVFLGSSGVGKSTIINCLFGENRQQTKLISESTGKGRHTTTYSELIMHDSGCMLIDTPGSRELQLWGTTDCLDESFQDIIELSYKCKYNDCQHHNEPGCAIIKAIEEGSLSYERYESYKKQFFELKLLDKRKKQLELYRNKMMKRNKF
- the fabD gene encoding ACP S-malonyltransferase, translated to MRRINPKIALVFPGVGSQHTAMAKSFYDNSPVARETFEEASDILKVNMEKICFSKDSADKLNEIDISQLALVTASIAIYRVFQKEIGLSPSYCLGHSLGEYSALCASGVIEFSDTLQIVKQRGRIIKETISSCDGTMIWAINIDSITVEEICKEFSESGSEVYISAYDSPTQCSVSGDNNSIKKLTQCLESRGAIVYPLKMSGPFHSPLMIRAADEMKAVLREYSYNPPIYEVLSNYSTLPYVGAESVIDNLSKQLISPIKWQESVTYLVDNNVKYVIEIGPKDVLKFLIKKITSKLTPYSFNNYERCDELKNMLFIRKNEYLPVIERCLKVATSTRNYNFNYEEYQKGVVIPYKVIEAMYMEILTSRSEPSESQILQAINMVISIMEAKKAPIEFTHEKLRHVLDGKFISL